A region from the Flexibacter flexilis DSM 6793 genome encodes:
- a CDS encoding alpha-2-macroglobulin family protein, translating to MKNTSYESLWAETDKLMGKGLPESARKKVEEIERKAIAEKNEVQQIKVLFYLASISASKDEDYEASNIIALEQQLQNKKISVAKSGVLHSVLGQYYQQYLDNNRWRIYEMSAPKDVELKGKVPTIETLATLNINQLSEIIITHYEQSMQNAKQLQQLPMAQFETLTTGGKQNRHLYPTLFDILAMRALDALNNDELFNTRPHEQFYINNPAYFGLAKEFVKLNIGTPDSLSVKWRMLRTYQQLAAFHLQDPKNDALINLEKKRIEFVLNNYTDSNTKTELYEKSLLAAADTYKNNEQVTEFLATVAQQRQAAGKPHEAIKIAQQGISLYPKSRGAALCQNIINAIQQPELSVTNLNITPSGLPQLALLSYRNLKSTRLSIYKISGNDYKWFKDYHYYNNKEHLSKILDLLEKKKPVNEQVVNLPDSNDYKTHSTEAKIPALDLGYYIIAVANDADLSKAQQLQLDAFQVSDLSFFVRNQEKEIRVLHRETGKPIAGVKVMAEYKYYDSHTGKEVVRETKYLTTSADGRANVPPMQNHHIAISLQSNHDTLSNCTSFGGDIHKPQPPQTQTQMFLFADRAIYRPTQTVYFKGIMIEKGLRDKAKVLADKEIWIKLLDPNDEEVFSKSYKTNQYGSLSGSVALPSGVLNGSFRLVANHAETDEYRWNYGSLAELNIQVEEYKRPKFEATFEPITGSFRLGDTISVTGVAKAFAGYGLDGAKVVLSIERQAYKPIYWWCWWVPPASKTSTVVLNQTLKTDQNGKFVVRFPALPDLAESDGTEFIYNIKADVIDQNGETHTANTSVQVGKTSLRLTANIGEEVNKEQKINLTVSSTNTVGQAVGAQVTARLYRVQTGTKATHSRYWTLPDAPTISDSDFAKDFPSDAPYHLQEPKTLLQTISFDTKTTTALTFKDLEKLPVGVYWVELETKDQHQTPVKAEYMFKLIAPKGKEIAKPLVFEAKLLRSSVEPLENAEILVVSSEKDFVVLYEVEHEGRIISSEQLTLNAEQRVLSLPIKEEYRGNVGIHLTAVRHNHTYSQTLTVYVPYTNKDLKISFETFRSKLLPNEKETWKLKISGYKSEKVAAEMLATLYDASLDAFAPNSFYMSVFNSYYPYLNWGGNTTFAQALNSYRWPATHYERYTSDDSYEDFRIHVPRRYRYGAVRKGMAPTAAYESMSDASVEMKTAAAPAPAMKAKKVAEQTLMAGNIAKEEAADTDNSVAPPKPQAQAAAPLEVKARSNFNETAFFLPHLQTNDKGEILVNFTIPESLTRWKMLGLAHTKDVSFGTVTNELVTQKTLMVVPNMPRFLRESDTIFLSTKIKNLSDKALQGKVQLQLFDALTQKSIDEQLGNKANTFDFSCPAAESSTATWKIIVPAGLEAVQYKIVAQAGTYSDGEEAVLPVLTNRILVTEALPLPIRGKQTKTFELEKLTKKASPTARNHSLTLEFTQNPAWYAVQALPYLMEYPYECAEQTFSRYYANSLAAHIVGSNPKIKAVFEQWKQSDSSAFLSNLQKNQELKSLLLQETPWVLQAKNESENKRRIAFLFDMIKMGEGLDAAIAKLEQMQMASGAFPWFKGMNENPYITQYIVAGIGHLQQLGVISIEKDARIAAIAEKAIAYLDNKMREDYEYLKKLHKVNLKEQHVGGLHIHYLYTRSFFKQEMEARNREAFSYYLGQSKKYWLSQPLYTQGLAALALHRYNEKETAKSIVASLSEKALHSEEMGMYWRANSGYFWYEAPIERQAIMIEVFDEVAQNAKAVEDLKVWLLKNKQTTNWETTKATAEACYALLLRGGNWLTDTQPIEISVGSQKIDLSKIKQEAGTGYFKTTFEAEQIKPEMGRVTVTKRDEGVAWGALYWQYFEQLDHITKAENNPLVIRKKLYKKQAGARGTELLPITTQTLEVGDMVQVRVEITTDRDLEYVHLKDLRASGFEPAETLSGYEWRNGLGYYQSIKDASANFFIGYLPKGTFVFEYDLRVAQAGSFSNGITSIQCMYAPEFTTHSEGIRVNIK from the coding sequence ATGAAAAACACCAGTTATGAAAGCCTTTGGGCCGAAACCGACAAACTCATGGGCAAAGGCCTGCCCGAATCGGCACGCAAAAAAGTAGAAGAAATCGAGCGAAAAGCCATTGCCGAAAAAAACGAAGTGCAACAAATCAAAGTGTTGTTCTATCTGGCTTCTATTTCCGCTTCCAAAGACGAAGATTATGAGGCGAGCAACATTATTGCTTTAGAACAACAGCTTCAAAACAAAAAGATTTCGGTTGCCAAAAGTGGTGTTTTGCATTCAGTTTTGGGGCAATATTACCAACAATATTTGGACAATAACCGTTGGCGAATTTATGAAATGAGTGCGCCAAAAGACGTGGAACTCAAGGGCAAAGTGCCGACCATCGAGACACTGGCAACCCTGAACATCAACCAGTTGTCCGAAATAATAATTACGCATTACGAACAGTCTATGCAAAATGCCAAGCAACTACAACAGTTGCCGATGGCGCAGTTTGAGACGCTCACGACGGGAGGCAAGCAAAACCGCCATTTGTACCCGACGCTTTTTGATATTTTGGCTATGCGTGCGCTGGACGCACTCAACAACGACGAACTTTTTAACACGCGTCCGCACGAGCAATTTTATATCAACAATCCCGCGTATTTTGGGTTGGCCAAAGAATTTGTAAAGCTCAACATCGGCACGCCCGACAGCCTTTCGGTGAAATGGCGAATGTTGCGCACGTATCAGCAACTTGCCGCTTTCCATTTGCAAGACCCAAAAAATGACGCGTTGATTAATTTGGAGAAAAAGCGCATCGAATTTGTGCTAAACAATTACACCGACTCCAATACCAAAACGGAACTTTACGAAAAAAGCCTGTTGGCCGCTGCCGACACCTACAAAAACAACGAACAAGTTACGGAGTTTTTGGCCACAGTAGCCCAACAACGACAAGCCGCAGGCAAACCGCACGAGGCCATCAAAATCGCGCAGCAAGGCATTAGCCTTTATCCAAAGTCAAGAGGCGCGGCACTTTGCCAAAACATTATTAACGCCATACAGCAACCCGAACTTTCGGTTACGAACCTCAATATTACGCCTTCGGGACTGCCGCAACTGGCTTTGTTGAGTTACCGCAATCTCAAATCTACGCGTTTGAGCATTTACAAAATTTCGGGCAACGACTACAAGTGGTTCAAAGACTACCATTATTACAACAACAAAGAACATTTGAGTAAAATTTTGGATTTGCTCGAAAAGAAAAAACCTGTAAATGAGCAAGTTGTTAATTTACCAGACAGCAACGACTACAAAACCCACAGCACAGAAGCCAAAATCCCTGCCTTAGACTTAGGTTATTATATTATTGCTGTCGCCAACGACGCGGATTTGAGCAAAGCCCAACAACTGCAATTAGATGCGTTTCAGGTATCGGATTTGAGCTTTTTTGTGCGTAACCAAGAAAAAGAAATACGTGTGTTGCATCGCGAAACAGGCAAGCCAATAGCAGGCGTAAAAGTGATGGCAGAATACAAATATTACGACAGTCATACGGGCAAAGAAGTAGTTCGCGAAACTAAATACCTGACTACCAGTGCAGACGGTAGAGCAAATGTTCCACCAATGCAGAATCATCACATTGCAATTTCTTTGCAAAGCAACCATGACACGTTAAGCAATTGTACCAGCTTTGGTGGAGACATTCACAAGCCACAGCCGCCACAGACCCAAACGCAAATGTTTTTGTTTGCCGACCGCGCCATTTATCGCCCAACCCAAACGGTTTATTTTAAGGGAATAATGATAGAAAAAGGCCTGCGCGACAAAGCCAAAGTATTGGCCGACAAGGAAATATGGATAAAATTGCTTGACCCTAACGACGAAGAAGTTTTTTCTAAAAGCTACAAAACCAACCAATACGGCAGCCTGAGCGGTTCGGTGGCCTTGCCGTCGGGTGTACTGAACGGAAGTTTTAGATTGGTGGCTAATCATGCGGAAACCGACGAATATCGTTGGAATTATGGCAGTTTGGCGGAACTGAACATACAAGTAGAAGAATACAAACGCCCGAAATTTGAAGCTACTTTCGAGCCGATTACGGGCAGTTTCCGACTCGGCGACACGATTAGCGTAACGGGTGTGGCCAAAGCCTTCGCGGGTTACGGCTTGGACGGCGCGAAAGTAGTGTTAAGCATCGAACGCCAAGCCTACAAACCAATTTACTGGTGGTGTTGGTGGGTGCCGCCTGCTTCCAAAACTTCGACGGTGGTACTGAATCAGACGCTTAAAACCGACCAAAACGGCAAATTTGTAGTTCGTTTCCCTGCGCTGCCCGACCTTGCCGAGTCGGACGGAACGGAATTTATTTACAACATCAAAGCCGACGTAATAGACCAAAACGGTGAAACGCACACGGCCAACACTTCCGTACAAGTCGGCAAAACATCGTTGCGCCTGACGGCCAATATCGGCGAGGAAGTGAACAAAGAACAAAAAATTAACCTTACCGTCAGCAGTACCAACACCGTTGGGCAAGCCGTTGGCGCACAGGTAACCGCACGCCTTTACCGCGTACAAACGGGCACAAAGGCCACGCACAGCCGCTATTGGACTTTGCCCGACGCGCCTACGATTTCGGATAGTGATTTTGCCAAAGATTTCCCGTCCGATGCGCCATATCATTTGCAAGAACCCAAAACGCTTTTGCAAACCATTAGTTTTGATACAAAAACAACGACTGCACTCACTTTCAAGGATTTAGAGAAATTGCCTGTCGGGGTTTATTGGGTGGAATTGGAAACAAAAGACCAACACCAAACACCCGTAAAAGCCGAGTATATGTTCAAACTCATTGCGCCAAAAGGCAAAGAAATAGCCAAACCGTTGGTGTTTGAGGCTAAACTTTTGCGCAGCAGCGTAGAGCCTTTGGAAAATGCCGAAATTTTGGTGGTAAGCAGTGAAAAAGATTTTGTGGTACTCTACGAAGTGGAACACGAAGGCCGCATTATCAGCTCCGAACAACTCACACTCAACGCCGAACAACGCGTTCTTTCTTTGCCTATCAAAGAAGAATACAGAGGCAATGTGGGCATACACCTGACCGCCGTGCGCCACAATCACACGTATTCGCAAACCCTGACGGTATATGTTCCGTACACGAACAAAGACCTGAAAATCAGTTTCGAGACGTTCAGAAGTAAACTTTTGCCCAACGAAAAAGAAACTTGGAAGCTCAAAATTTCGGGTTATAAATCCGAGAAAGTAGCCGCCGAAATGTTGGCTACGCTGTACGATGCTTCTTTGGATGCTTTCGCGCCTAACAGTTTCTATATGAGTGTGTTTAATAGCTATTATCCGTACTTGAATTGGGGCGGCAATACTACTTTTGCCCAAGCCCTAAACTCGTACCGTTGGCCTGCCACGCACTACGAAAGATATACGTCTGATGACAGTTACGAGGATTTCCGAATCCATGTACCACGCCGCTACAGATACGGAGCGGTGCGCAAAGGCATGGCACCAACTGCCGCGTATGAGTCGATGAGTGATGCTTCCGTAGAAATGAAAACTGCCGCTGCACCTGCTCCAGCCATGAAAGCGAAGAAAGTAGCAGAGCAAACGCTTATGGCTGGAAATATAGCCAAAGAAGAAGCCGCAGATACGGACAACAGCGTTGCACCGCCGAAGCCACAAGCCCAAGCCGCCGCACCGCTAGAAGTGAAAGCACGTAGTAATTTCAATGAAACGGCCTTTTTCTTGCCGCACTTGCAAACCAACGACAAAGGCGAGATTTTGGTTAATTTCACGATACCCGAATCGCTGACACGCTGGAAAATGTTGGGCTTGGCGCACACCAAAGACGTGAGTTTCGGGACGGTAACCAATGAATTGGTAACTCAAAAAACGCTTATGGTCGTGCCAAATATGCCGCGTTTCTTGCGCGAAAGCGACACTATTTTTCTTTCTACCAAAATTAAAAACCTCTCAGACAAGGCTTTGCAAGGCAAAGTGCAGCTACAACTTTTTGATGCGCTTACGCAAAAGTCCATTGATGAGCAGTTAGGCAACAAGGCCAACACATTTGATTTTAGTTGCCCAGCCGCCGAGAGCAGCACGGCCACTTGGAAAATAATTGTGCCAGCAGGTTTGGAAGCTGTGCAATACAAAATTGTGGCGCAAGCGGGCACGTATTCGGACGGCGAAGAAGCCGTTTTGCCTGTGCTGACCAACCGCATTTTGGTAACCGAAGCCCTGCCGCTACCGATTCGCGGCAAGCAGACCAAAACGTTTGAATTGGAAAAATTGACCAAGAAAGCCAGCCCGACGGCACGCAATCACAGCCTTACGTTGGAGTTTACGCAAAATCCTGCGTGGTATGCCGTGCAAGCCTTGCCGTACTTGATGGAATATCCGTATGAGTGTGCCGAACAGACATTTAGCCGCTATTATGCCAACAGTTTGGCCGCGCACATTGTAGGCAGCAACCCGAAAATTAAGGCGGTTTTTGAGCAATGGAAACAGTCGGACAGCTCGGCGTTTTTGTCGAATTTGCAGAAAAACCAAGAACTCAAAAGTTTGCTTTTGCAAGAAACGCCTTGGGTGCTGCAAGCCAAAAACGAGTCGGAAAACAAACGCCGCATTGCTTTTTTGTTTGACATGATAAAAATGGGCGAAGGCTTGGACGCGGCCATTGCCAAACTCGAACAAATGCAAATGGCCAGCGGTGCGTTTCCGTGGTTTAAGGGCATGAACGAAAACCCGTACATTACGCAATACATTGTGGCGGGCATCGGGCATTTGCAACAGTTGGGCGTGATTAGCATCGAAAAAGATGCACGCATTGCGGCCATTGCTGAAAAAGCCATTGCGTATCTGGACAACAAAATGCGCGAAGACTACGAGTATTTGAAAAAATTGCATAAAGTAAATCTTAAAGAACAACACGTAGGCGGTTTGCACATTCATTACCTCTATACGCGCAGTTTCTTTAAACAAGAAATGGAAGCCCGCAACCGCGAAGCGTTTAGTTATTATTTGGGTCAAAGTAAAAAATATTGGCTCAGTCAACCGCTTTATACGCAAGGGTTGGCGGCGTTGGCTTTGCATCGCTACAACGAAAAGGAAACGGCCAAAAGCATCGTAGCTTCTTTGTCGGAAAAGGCGTTGCATTCGGAAGAAATGGGAATGTATTGGCGTGCTAATTCGGGTTATTTCTGGTACGAAGCTCCCATCGAACGCCAAGCCATTATGATTGAGGTGTTTGATGAAGTAGCCCAAAACGCCAAAGCCGTTGAAGACCTCAAAGTTTGGCTTTTGAAAAACAAACAAACGACCAACTGGGAAACCACCAAAGCCACCGCCGAAGCTTGCTACGCGCTGTTGCTCAGAGGCGGCAATTGGCTGACCGATACGCAACCCATCGAAATTAGTGTAGGTTCTCAAAAAATTGATTTGAGCAAAATAAAACAAGAAGCGGGAACGGGTTATTTCAAAACTACGTTTGAGGCCGAGCAAATCAAGCCAGAAATGGGGCGCGTAACCGTGACCAAACGCGATGAGGGCGTAGCGTGGGGCGCGTTGTATTGGCAATATTTCGAGCAACTCGACCACATCACGAAAGCCGAAAACAATCCGTTGGTTATCCGCAAAAAGCTCTACAAAAAACAAGCAGGTGCACGCGGAACGGAGCTTTTGCCTATCACGACACAAACGTTAGAAGTCGGCGATATGGTGCAAGTGCGTGTAGAAATCACTACCGACCGCGATTTGGAATATGTACATCTGAAAGATTTGCGTGCGTCGGGTTTTGAGCCAGCCGAAACGCTTTCGGGCTACGAATGGCGCAACGGTTTGGGTTATTACCAAAGCATCAAAGATGCGTCGGCTAACTTCTTTATTGGCTATTTGCCGAAAGGTACGTTTGTGTTTGAATACGATTTGCGCGTGGCGCAAGCGGGTAGTTTCTCCAATGGCATCACGAGCATACAATGTATGTACGCGCCAGAGTTCACTACACACTCGGAGGGCATTCGCGTAAATATTAAGTAA
- a CDS encoding slipin family protein, whose product MLYPIIVFALVVLISGIRVAQEYQRAIVFRLGRFNAIKGPGLYWIIPIIERQQVVDIRTKTVDLEQQETITKDSVTIKVNAVLWFKIINPEGAILKVVDYNKAVYQFSVSALRNIIGQHTLDEVLREREQINATLQKIVDQTTEPWGVKIEMVEMKDVEIPEGMQRAMAREAEAIREKRARMVKAEAELDASIKLTQGAKEMEGSPIALELRRMQMLSEIGIDNNTTTIVLVPSDFSNAARSFTELVAKKNNDV is encoded by the coding sequence ATGTTATATCCAATAATTGTATTTGCGTTAGTAGTCCTTATATCGGGCATTAGAGTAGCGCAAGAGTATCAACGCGCCATTGTTTTCAGGCTTGGCCGCTTTAATGCCATCAAAGGGCCGGGTTTGTATTGGATTATCCCCATCATTGAGCGGCAGCAAGTCGTGGATATTCGTACCAAGACCGTTGATTTAGAACAACAAGAAACCATTACTAAAGATAGCGTTACCATCAAAGTAAATGCGGTGTTATGGTTCAAAATCATCAACCCCGAAGGCGCAATTTTGAAGGTAGTGGACTATAATAAAGCCGTGTATCAGTTTTCTGTCTCCGCGCTGCGCAATATTATCGGCCAACATACTTTAGATGAGGTCTTACGCGAGCGGGAGCAAATCAACGCGACACTACAAAAAATCGTGGATCAAACCACAGAGCCGTGGGGTGTCAAAATCGAAATGGTAGAAATGAAAGACGTAGAAATTCCTGAAGGAATGCAACGCGCCATGGCCAGAGAAGCCGAAGCCATTCGCGAAAAACGCGCCAGAATGGTAAAAGCGGAAGCCGAGTTGGACGCATCTATCAAGCTCACGCAAGGCGCGAAAGAGATGGAAGGCAGCCCGATTGCCCTCGAACTCCGACGTATGCAAATGCTTTCCGAAATTGGCATCGACAACAATACAACAACCATCGTATTAGTTCCATCCGACTTCAGCAATGCCGCCAGAAGCTTCACGGAGCTGGTAGCGAAGAAGAATAATGATGTATAA
- a CDS encoding LytR/AlgR family response regulator transcription factor translates to MIKYTCIIIEDEPLAMERTKMFVEKTPFLQLLACFENALEGVAFLKANKVEVLFLDINMDEISGIELLETFRIEAQVIITTAYPNYALKGYELNVTDYLLKPFTFERFLQSVNKIQDKKPATLAAAPQFLFIKTENRLEKVNIDDILFIEGMRDYRRIHTTTKKIMTLQNFSEFEQLIPANQICRVHKSYMLAISKIDSVERGRIRIADQLIPISETYRDAFFQRIGG, encoded by the coding sequence ATGATTAAATACACCTGTATTATTATTGAAGACGAACCTTTGGCAATGGAACGCACTAAAATGTTTGTCGAAAAAACGCCTTTTTTACAACTTCTCGCCTGTTTTGAAAACGCACTGGAAGGCGTGGCTTTTCTCAAAGCGAATAAAGTAGAAGTCTTGTTTTTGGATATAAACATGGACGAAATTTCAGGCATCGAATTACTGGAAACCTTCCGAATAGAGGCGCAAGTAATTATCACGACCGCTTACCCCAACTACGCACTCAAGGGCTACGAACTCAACGTAACCGATTATCTACTAAAGCCTTTTACTTTTGAACGTTTCTTGCAGTCGGTTAATAAGATTCAGGACAAAAAGCCCGCAACATTAGCCGCCGCGCCACAATTTCTATTTATAAAAACCGAAAACCGACTCGAAAAAGTTAATATCGACGACATTTTATTCATTGAAGGAATGCGCGACTATCGCCGTATCCATACCACCACCAAAAAGATAATGACTTTGCAAAACTTTTCGGAGTTCGAACAACTCATTCCCGCCAACCAAATTTGTCGCGTACATAAGTCTTACATGTTGGCTATCAGTAAAATAGATTCGGTGGAGCGTGGTCGCATTCGCATCGCCGACCAACTCATTCCCATTTCCGAAACTTACCGCGACGCATTTTTTCAACGTATCGGCGGCTAA